In Nocardia asteroides, the following proteins share a genomic window:
- a CDS encoding MraY family glycosyltransferase codes for MSTVVPLRELVLVLLVSATVTFLATGGIRVLAIAFGAVAIPRERDVHVKPIPRMGGVGMYVGVVAAVLFAHQLPALRRGFDYAPDIPAVLVAATIIVLVGIVDDRWGLDALTKFAGQVTAAGVMAVMGLSWYVIYDPFNDTTVVLDALQGGLVTVGITVTLVNAMNFVDGLDGLAAGLGLICAGAVFVFSVGLLYDQGGSVDTYPPALLAAALAGACLGFLPHNFSPARIFMGDSGSMMIGLMLAAVSTGASGRIPLQGYGPRDIVGLLSPLLLVGAVMFIPVLDLLLAIVRRVRAGVSFSTPDKMHLHHRLLQIGHSQRRVVLLIYLWVGVLAFGAVGTSLMDRRLVVLLVAGGLVFALVVTAIPSMRRVESANH; via the coding sequence ATGAGCACGGTCGTTCCCCTGCGCGAGCTGGTGCTCGTGCTGCTCGTCTCTGCCACGGTGACCTTCCTGGCCACCGGGGGCATCCGGGTGCTCGCCATCGCCTTCGGCGCGGTCGCGATTCCGCGTGAGCGCGATGTGCACGTCAAGCCCATTCCGCGGATGGGCGGTGTCGGCATGTATGTCGGCGTCGTGGCCGCGGTGCTCTTCGCGCACCAATTGCCCGCACTGCGGCGCGGATTCGATTACGCGCCCGATATTCCGGCGGTGCTCGTCGCGGCCACGATCATCGTGCTCGTCGGCATCGTCGACGACCGCTGGGGCCTGGACGCGCTCACGAAATTCGCCGGCCAGGTGACCGCCGCGGGCGTGATGGCGGTGATGGGGCTGAGCTGGTACGTCATCTACGACCCGTTCAACGACACCACGGTGGTCCTGGACGCGCTGCAGGGCGGCCTGGTGACGGTGGGTATCACCGTCACCCTGGTGAACGCGATGAACTTCGTCGACGGCCTGGACGGCCTGGCCGCGGGCCTCGGTTTGATCTGCGCGGGCGCGGTTTTCGTGTTCTCCGTGGGTTTGCTCTACGACCAGGGCGGTTCGGTCGACACCTATCCGCCCGCGTTGCTGGCCGCCGCGCTGGCCGGCGCCTGTCTCGGATTTCTGCCGCACAATTTCTCGCCGGCCCGAATCTTCATGGGCGATTCCGGGTCGATGATGATCGGTTTGATGCTGGCCGCGGTTTCCACCGGCGCCTCCGGCCGAATTCCGCTGCAGGGCTACGGCCCGCGCGACATTGTGGGTTTGCTCTCACCGCTGCTGCTGGTGGGCGCGGTGATGTTCATTCCGGTGCTGGATCTGTTGCTGGCGATCGTGCGGCGCGTGCGCGCCGGGGTGAGTTTCTCCACACCGGACAAAATGCATCTGCATCACCGATTGCTGCAGATCGGACATTCGCAGCGCCGCGTTGTTCTGCTGATCTATTTGTGGGTCGGCGTGCTCGCGTTCGGCGCGGTGGGAACGTCACTGATGGATCGGCGGCTGGTGGTGTTGCTGGTGGCGGGTGGATTGGTGTTCGCGCTGGTAGTGACCGCGATCCCCTCGATGCGCCGGGTGGAGTCGGCCAATCACTGA
- the prfA gene encoding peptide chain release factor 1 → MTQPSAIDDILAEYQGLETQLADPSLHNDAGAARRVGKRFAELAPVMTTYRKLESVRDDLEAARELAADDAAFAAEVPGLEEQLVELEQALADLLAPRDPHDGDDVVLEVKSGEGGEESALFAADLARMYIRYAERHGWKVETLDVTYSDLGGYKDATLSIKSRDAARDGVWSRFKFEGGVHRVQRVPVTESQGRIHTSAAGVLIYPEPDEVEQVQIDETDLRIDVYRSSGKGGQGVNTTDSAVRITHLPSGIVVTCQNERSQLQNKARAMQVLAARLQALAEEQAEQEAAAGRASQIRTVDRSERIRTYNFPENRIADHRIGFKAHNLDAVLDGDMDALLDALGKADRDARMAAE, encoded by the coding sequence GTGACCCAGCCGTCCGCCATCGACGACATTCTCGCCGAGTATCAGGGCTTGGAGACGCAGCTGGCCGACCCGTCGCTGCACAACGACGCAGGCGCCGCGCGCCGCGTCGGTAAGCGGTTCGCCGAGCTGGCGCCGGTGATGACCACCTACCGCAAGCTCGAATCGGTCCGCGACGATCTCGAGGCCGCCCGTGAGCTGGCCGCCGACGACGCCGCGTTCGCCGCCGAGGTGCCCGGGCTCGAGGAGCAGCTGGTCGAACTCGAGCAGGCGCTGGCCGACCTGCTCGCCCCCCGCGACCCGCACGACGGCGACGACGTGGTGCTCGAGGTGAAGTCCGGCGAGGGCGGCGAGGAATCGGCGCTGTTCGCCGCCGACCTGGCCCGCATGTACATCCGCTACGCCGAGCGCCACGGCTGGAAGGTGGAGACGCTCGACGTCACCTACTCCGACCTGGGCGGCTACAAGGACGCGACGCTGTCGATCAAGAGCCGCGACGCGGCCCGTGACGGCGTGTGGTCGCGCTTCAAGTTCGAGGGCGGCGTACACCGCGTGCAGCGGGTGCCGGTGACCGAGTCGCAGGGCCGGATCCACACCTCGGCGGCGGGCGTGCTGATCTACCCCGAGCCCGACGAGGTCGAGCAGGTGCAGATCGACGAGACCGATCTGCGCATCGATGTCTACCGGTCCTCCGGCAAGGGCGGTCAGGGCGTCAACACCACCGACTCGGCGGTGCGCATCACCCACCTGCCCTCGGGCATCGTGGTGACCTGCCAGAACGAGCGCTCGCAGCTGCAGAACAAGGCCCGCGCCATGCAGGTGCTCGCGGCCCGGCTGCAGGCGCTGGCCGAGGAGCAGGCCGAGCAGGAAGCCGCGGCCGGCCGTGCCAGCCAGATCCGCACGGTGGACCGCTCCGAGCGCATCCGCACCTACAACTTCCCGGAGAACCGGATCGCCGATCACCGCATCGGCTTCAAGGCGCACAATCTCGACGCCGTCCTCGACGGTGACATGGACGCGCTGCTCGACGCGCTCGGCAAGGCCGACCGCGACGCGCGAATGGCGGCCGAGTAA
- the atpB gene encoding F0F1 ATP synthase subunit A, with the protein MSDRTAGMTVVPAARTRERTLSVITLAAGEFHAPSLSDFFPPAVLFEGTPFELDRLMLIRLLMTAVVVILFVLAFRSPKIVPRGLQNVMEAGVVFVKEQIADEVLGKETGKRFLPLIATIFFTVLFLNFSSIVPFLNISSNARVGMPLVLAAIAYIAFNYVGIRKYGFFKYIRSSIVVPDVPPALHVLLIPIEFVSTFILRPFTLTVRLMANMLAGHIMLVLFFSATWFFLFDATAWMKVFTPFSLLAGIGFTLFELLVIFLQAYVFALLTAVYISLAQHAADH; encoded by the coding sequence ATGTCCGATCGAACCGCGGGAATGACCGTCGTACCCGCGGCCCGAACACGGGAGAGAACGCTGAGCGTCATCACTTTGGCGGCGGGCGAGTTCCACGCGCCATCGCTGTCCGACTTCTTCCCTCCAGCAGTGCTGTTCGAGGGTACGCCGTTCGAACTCGACCGCCTGATGCTGATCCGGCTGCTGATGACCGCCGTTGTGGTGATCCTCTTCGTGCTGGCATTCCGCTCGCCGAAGATCGTCCCCCGCGGCCTGCAGAACGTGATGGAAGCCGGCGTGGTTTTCGTCAAGGAGCAGATCGCCGACGAGGTACTCGGCAAGGAAACCGGTAAGCGGTTCCTCCCGCTGATCGCGACGATCTTCTTCACGGTTCTGTTCCTGAACTTCTCCAGCATTGTGCCGTTCCTGAACATCTCGTCGAATGCGCGCGTCGGCATGCCGCTCGTGCTCGCCGCGATCGCGTACATCGCGTTCAACTACGTGGGTATTCGCAAGTACGGCTTCTTCAAGTACATCCGCTCGAGCATCGTCGTTCCCGACGTGCCGCCGGCTCTGCACGTGCTGCTGATCCCGATCGAGTTCGTCTCGACGTTCATCCTGCGCCCGTTCACGCTGACCGTCCGACTCATGGCGAACATGCTGGCCGGCCACATCATGCTGGTGCTGTTCTTCAGCGCCACCTGGTTCTTCCTCTTCGATGCCACCGCGTGGATGAAGGTCTTCACGCCCTTCTCGCTGCTGGCAGGCATCGGCTTCACGCTGTTCGAGCTGCTGGTCATCTTCCTGCAGGCGTATGTCTTCGCCCTGCTGACCGCGGTGTACATCAGCCTCGCACAGCACGCCGCCGACCACTGA
- the rho gene encoding transcription termination factor Rho — translation MTETDLLATPGVESNPTNSGGRESESGQISKMSEHTDVARSGLTGMLLPQLRALAGELGIRGTSGMRKGDLIAAIKENQAGAPAKAGKPVEAAAVTATAPKAEAPAKAEAPAKSPAKAETEAPAKQAKADKQAAPAEKQAAAAVVTEQAPAEQGTAESKSAAPAESTEDSGREGGQRGRGRQRRGRDQARSGGGENAQADNRGENRGEEPKQADKAEGGDQGERRRERGERNQGERNQNQNQNQNGGNRGPRDDRGGDDEEGGRGRRGRRFRERRRGRDREGGAAGGGGEARDFEIREDDVLQPVAGILDVLDNYAFVRTSGYLAGPNDVYVSMNLVRKNGLRRGDAITGAVRAPRDGEQNNQRQKFDPLVRLDTVNGGEVEAAKRRPDFTKLTPLYPNQRLRLETAQNKLTTRVIDLIMPIGKGQRALIVSPPKAGKTTIMQDIANAISVNNPECYLMVVLVDERPEEVTDMQRSVKGEVIASTFDRPPADHTSVAELAIERAKRLVEMGKDVVVLLDSITRLGRAYNNSSPASGRILSGGVDSTALYPPKRFLGAARNIENGGSLTIIATAMVETGSTGDTVIFEEFKGTGNAELKLDRKIAERRVFPAVDVNPSGTRKDELLLSPDEAAVLHKLRRVLTGLDSHQAIDLLIDRLKKSKNNLEFLMQVSKTAPGALDE, via the coding sequence GTGACAGAAACGGACCTGCTCGCGACACCCGGGGTGGAATCCAACCCTACGAACTCGGGCGGCCGCGAAAGTGAATCCGGACAGATTTCGAAAATGAGCGAACACACCGACGTCGCACGATCGGGGCTGACTGGAATGCTGTTGCCGCAGTTGCGCGCACTGGCGGGGGAGCTCGGTATCCGAGGCACCTCCGGGATGCGCAAGGGCGATCTCATCGCCGCCATCAAGGAGAACCAGGCCGGAGCGCCTGCGAAGGCGGGTAAGCCCGTCGAGGCCGCCGCCGTGACGGCCACCGCGCCCAAGGCCGAGGCGCCCGCCAAGGCGGAAGCGCCCGCCAAGTCCCCGGCGAAGGCCGAGACCGAGGCGCCCGCCAAGCAGGCGAAGGCCGACAAGCAGGCCGCGCCCGCCGAGAAGCAGGCCGCCGCCGCGGTCGTGACCGAGCAGGCCCCGGCCGAGCAGGGGACGGCCGAGTCCAAGAGCGCCGCGCCCGCCGAGTCGACCGAGGATTCCGGCCGCGAGGGCGGTCAGCGCGGCCGTGGCAGGCAGCGTCGTGGCCGTGACCAGGCTCGTTCCGGCGGTGGCGAGAACGCCCAGGCCGACAACCGCGGTGAGAACCGTGGCGAGGAGCCCAAGCAGGCCGACAAGGCCGAGGGCGGCGACCAGGGCGAGCGCAGGCGCGAACGCGGCGAGCGCAACCAGGGCGAGCGCAACCAGAACCAGAATCAGAACCAGAACGGCGGCAATCGCGGTCCCCGCGACGACCGCGGTGGCGACGACGAGGAAGGCGGCCGCGGCCGCCGGGGCCGTCGGTTCCGTGAGCGTCGCCGTGGGCGTGACCGCGAGGGCGGCGCCGCCGGTGGCGGCGGCGAGGCCCGCGACTTCGAGATCCGCGAGGACGACGTCCTGCAGCCGGTCGCCGGCATCCTCGACGTCCTGGACAACTACGCGTTCGTGCGGACCTCCGGTTACCTGGCCGGCCCGAACGACGTGTACGTCTCGATGAACCTGGTCCGCAAGAACGGCCTGCGCCGCGGTGACGCGATCACCGGCGCGGTCCGCGCCCCGCGCGACGGCGAGCAGAACAACCAGCGCCAGAAGTTCGACCCGCTGGTGCGCCTGGACACCGTCAACGGTGGCGAGGTGGAGGCGGCCAAGCGCCGTCCCGACTTCACCAAGCTGACCCCGCTGTACCCGAACCAGCGGCTGCGCCTCGAGACCGCGCAGAACAAGCTGACCACCCGCGTGATCGACCTGATCATGCCGATCGGTAAGGGTCAGCGCGCGCTGATCGTGTCTCCGCCCAAGGCGGGTAAGACCACGATCATGCAGGACATCGCCAACGCGATCTCGGTCAACAACCCCGAGTGCTACCTCATGGTCGTGCTGGTCGACGAGCGTCCCGAAGAGGTCACCGACATGCAGCGTTCGGTGAAGGGTGAGGTCATCGCTTCCACCTTCGACCGGCCGCCGGCCGACCACACCTCGGTCGCCGAGCTCGCCATCGAGCGGGCCAAGCGCCTGGTGGAGATGGGCAAAGACGTTGTGGTGCTGCTCGACTCGATCACCCGATTGGGCCGCGCGTACAACAACTCCTCGCCCGCCTCGGGCCGCATCCTCTCCGGTGGTGTCGACTCGACCGCGCTGTACCCGCCCAAGCGGTTCCTCGGCGCGGCGCGCAACATCGAGAACGGTGGCTCGCTCACCATCATCGCCACGGCGATGGTGGAGACCGGCTCCACCGGTGACACGGTGATCTTCGAGGAGTTCAAGGGCACCGGCAACGCCGAGCTCAAGCTCGACCGCAAGATCGCCGAGCGGCGCGTGTTCCCCGCGGTGGACGTCAACCCGTCCGGTACCCGCAAGGACGAGCTGCTGCTCTCGCCCGACGAGGCCGCGGTGCTGCACAAGCTACGTCGCGTGCTCACCGGGCTGGACTCGCACCAGGCCATCGATCTGCTGATCGACCGCCTGAAGAAGTCCAAGAACAACCTCGAGTTCCTGATGCAGGTCTCCAAGACCGCGCCGGGCGCTCTCGACGAGTGA
- the rpmE gene encoding 50S ribosomal protein L31 has translation MKAGIHPTYVDTTVVCGCGNTFQTRSTKESGQITVEVCSQCHPFYTGKQKILDTGGRVARFEARYGKRAGKKADAS, from the coding sequence ATGAAGGCAGGAATCCACCCCACGTATGTCGACACCACCGTCGTGTGTGGTTGCGGCAACACCTTCCAGACTCGCTCCACCAAGGAGTCCGGCCAGATCACCGTCGAGGTCTGCTCGCAGTGCCACCCGTTCTACACCGGCAAGCAGAAGATCCTCGACACCGGCGGCCGCGTCGCCCGCTTCGAGGCGCGCTACGGCAAGCGCGCGGGCAAGAAGGCCGACGCCAGCTAG
- a CDS encoding F0F1 ATP synthase subunit B has product MRDIITLAAEGGEDVNPLIPETYDIVWSIVCVAIIGLLFWKYVIPRVTQTLDERADKIEGGIARAQAAQDEAQQTLQQYQQQLADARLEAARIREDARTQGQQILAQMRADAQAESDRIVAAGHSQLEAQRQQILTELRSEVGRTAVDLAEKIIGQSVSDEAKQAASIDKFLSELDDTDAIGVGR; this is encoded by the coding sequence ATGCGCGACATCATCACGCTCGCTGCCGAAGGGGGAGAGGATGTGAATCCTCTCATCCCCGAAACGTACGACATCGTCTGGTCGATCGTCTGCGTCGCCATCATCGGTCTGCTGTTCTGGAAGTACGTGATCCCACGTGTGACCCAGACCCTCGATGAGCGTGCCGACAAGATCGAAGGCGGTATCGCCAGGGCCCAGGCCGCTCAGGACGAGGCACAGCAGACGCTGCAGCAGTACCAGCAGCAGCTCGCCGACGCCCGTCTCGAGGCCGCTCGTATCCGCGAGGATGCGCGCACCCAGGGTCAGCAGATCCTCGCGCAGATGCGCGCGGACGCCCAGGCCGAAAGCGACCGCATCGTCGCCGCCGGTCACTCCCAGCTGGAAGCCCAGCGCCAGCAGATCCTGACCGAGCTGCGTTCCGAGGTCGGCCGCACGGCCGTCGACCTGGCCGAGAAGATCATCGGCCAGTCGGTTTCGGACGAGGCCAAGCAGGCGGCGTCGATCGACAAGTTCCTCAGCGAACTCGACGACACCGACGCCATCGGGGTCGGAAGGTAA
- a CDS encoding L-threonylcarbamoyladenylate synthase yields the protein MSTVYDCAEPASRAAGLTAATSALKSGRLVVMPTDTLYGIAADAFDSEAVGELLAAKRRGRDMPVPVLVGSWHTIDGLVFSVRPQARDLIRAFWPGALSLVVQAAPSLAWDLGDTRGTVMLRMPLHPVALELLREVGPLAVSSANVSGQPPASTVEQAREQLGSLASVYLDGGPAEHAVASTIIDLTADQPRVLREGAVAVADIADVLGMEPDALTSPAQR from the coding sequence GTGAGTACCGTTTACGACTGTGCTGAACCGGCGTCTCGGGCTGCCGGGCTCACGGCCGCCACCAGTGCGCTGAAATCCGGCCGCCTGGTGGTGATGCCCACCGACACGCTGTACGGCATCGCGGCCGACGCGTTCGATTCCGAAGCGGTGGGTGAGCTGCTCGCCGCCAAGCGTCGCGGTCGCGACATGCCCGTTCCGGTGCTCGTCGGTTCGTGGCACACCATCGACGGCCTCGTGTTCTCGGTGCGCCCGCAGGCGCGCGACCTGATCCGGGCCTTCTGGCCGGGTGCGCTGAGCCTGGTCGTGCAGGCCGCCCCGTCGCTGGCCTGGGACCTGGGCGACACCCGCGGCACGGTGATGCTGCGCATGCCGCTGCATCCGGTGGCGCTGGAACTGCTGCGCGAGGTCGGCCCGCTGGCCGTGTCCAGCGCCAATGTCTCGGGGCAGCCGCCGGCCAGCACGGTCGAGCAGGCGCGCGAGCAGCTGGGTTCGCTGGCGAGTGTGTATCTCGACGGCGGTCCGGCCGAGCACGCGGTGGCCTCGACGATCATCGATCTGACCGCGGATCAGCCGCGGGTACTACGGGAAGGTGCGGTGGCGGTGGCCGATATCGCGGATGTGCTCGGCATGGAGCCCGACGCGCTGACCAGCCCCGCGCAGCGGTGA
- a CDS encoding ATP synthase F0 subunit C: MSLAYLAQEAATTESTFKGFGAIGYGLAAIGPGIGVGIVVGKAIEGFARQPELAGQIRTNMFLGIAFTEALALIGLVAGFIF, encoded by the coding sequence ATGAGCCTCGCTTACCTGGCCCAGGAAGCCGCGACCACCGAGAGCACCTTCAAGGGCTTCGGCGCCATCGGCTACGGTCTCGCCGCGATCGGCCCCGGCATCGGCGTGGGTATCGTCGTCGGTAAGGCCATCGAGGGCTTCGCCCGTCAGCCCGAGCTGGCCGGCCAGATCCGGACCAACATGTTCCTCGGTATCGCGTTCACCGAGGCCCTGGCGCTGATCGGCCTCGTCGCCGGCTTCATCTTCTGA
- the atpA gene encoding F0F1 ATP synthase subunit alpha: MAELTISSDEIRSAIESYTQSYTPETSIEEVGLVTDTGDGIAHVSGLPSAMANELLEFPGGVLGVALNLEDTEIGAVILGEYASLEEGQQVRRTGDVLSVPVGDKFLGRVVNPLGQAIDGLGEIEADDRRVLELQAATVLERQPVEEPLATGITAIDALTAIGRGQRQLIIGDRKTGKTAVAVDAILNQKANWESGDPSKQVRCIYVAIGQKGSTIAGVKTALEEHGAMEYTTIVAAPASDSAGFKWLAPYTGSAIGQHWMYQGKHVLIVFDDLTKQAEAYRAISLLLRRPPGREAYPGDVFYLHSRLLERCAKLSDAMGGGSMTGLPIIETKANDVSAFIPTNVISITDGQVFLESDLFNKGVRPAINVGTSVSRVGGAAQTKAMKKVAGSLRLEMAQYRELEAFSAFASDLDAASLAQLERGARWVELLKQNQYSPVAVEDQVVSIYLVDAGYYDSVPVGDVRRFTAELLEHLHSATQSSFDALEGGRKPLDGEAADAIKSETDKFKEGFLASDGSRVVNEAAAGDLDHEEVESLSVTRKHVDK; this comes from the coding sequence ATGGCGGAGCTGACGATCTCCTCCGACGAGATCCGTAGCGCGATCGAGAGCTACACCCAGAGCTACACCCCGGAAACCTCCATCGAAGAAGTCGGCCTCGTGACCGACACCGGCGACGGCATCGCGCACGTCAGCGGTCTGCCTTCGGCGATGGCCAACGAGCTGCTCGAGTTCCCGGGCGGCGTCCTGGGCGTCGCGCTGAACCTCGAGGACACCGAGATCGGTGCCGTCATCCTCGGCGAGTACGCCTCGCTGGAAGAGGGCCAGCAGGTCCGCCGCACCGGCGATGTGCTGTCGGTTCCCGTCGGCGACAAGTTCCTCGGTCGCGTGGTCAACCCGCTCGGCCAGGCCATCGACGGCCTGGGCGAGATCGAGGCCGACGACCGCCGCGTGCTCGAGCTGCAGGCCGCGACCGTGCTGGAGCGTCAGCCGGTCGAGGAGCCGCTGGCCACCGGTATCACCGCGATCGACGCGCTGACCGCCATCGGCCGTGGCCAGCGACAGCTGATCATCGGCGACCGCAAGACCGGCAAGACCGCCGTCGCCGTCGACGCGATCCTGAACCAGAAGGCGAACTGGGAGTCGGGCGACCCCAGCAAGCAGGTTCGCTGCATCTACGTCGCGATCGGCCAGAAGGGCTCCACCATCGCGGGCGTCAAGACCGCGCTCGAGGAGCACGGCGCGATGGAGTACACCACCATCGTGGCGGCCCCGGCCTCCGACTCCGCCGGCTTCAAGTGGCTGGCCCCCTACACCGGTTCGGCCATCGGCCAGCACTGGATGTACCAGGGCAAGCACGTCCTGATCGTGTTCGACGACCTGACCAAGCAGGCCGAGGCGTACCGCGCCATCTCGCTGCTGCTGCGTCGTCCGCCGGGCCGCGAGGCGTACCCCGGTGACGTCTTCTACCTGCACTCCCGTCTGCTGGAGCGTTGCGCGAAGCTGTCCGACGCGATGGGCGGCGGCTCGATGACCGGTCTGCCGATCATCGAGACCAAGGCCAACGACGTCTCGGCGTTCATCCCGACCAACGTCATCTCCATCACCGACGGCCAGGTCTTCCTCGAGTCCGACCTGTTCAACAAGGGTGTCCGCCCGGCGATCAACGTCGGTACCTCGGTCTCCCGTGTCGGTGGCGCCGCCCAGACCAAGGCCATGAAGAAGGTCGCCGGTTCGCTGCGTCTGGAAATGGCGCAGTACCGCGAGCTGGAGGCGTTCTCCGCCTTCGCCTCCGACCTGGACGCCGCCTCGCTGGCGCAGCTGGAGCGTGGTGCCCGCTGGGTGGAGCTGCTCAAGCAGAACCAGTACTCCCCGGTCGCCGTCGAGGATCAGGTCGTCTCGATCTACCTGGTCGACGCCGGCTACTACGACTCGGTGCCGGTCGGCGACGTGCGTCGCTTCACCGCCGAGCTGCTGGAGCACCTGCACAGCGCGACCCAGTCGTCCTTCGACGCGCTCGAGGGTGGCCGCAAGCCGCTCGACGGCGAGGCCGCCGACGCGATCAAGTCGGAGACCGACAAGTTCAAGGAGGGCTTCCTGGCCTCCGACGGCAGCCGTGTCGTGAACGAGGCCGCGGCCGGCGATCTGGACCACGAAGAGGTCGAGTCGCTGTCGGTCACCCGCAAGCACGTCGACAAGTAA
- the prmC gene encoding peptide chain release factor N(5)-glutamine methyltransferase produces MSGVRLERVRLRPLIVAAGERLAEAGVASPLPDAEQLAAHVLGVDRMRLALHPMIEPAEAARFEQLVTQRAARIPLQHLTGTAAMGEIDLAVGPGVFVPRPETELLFAWALARLETLPHDHAPVVVDLCTGSGALALAIAHARPDAEVHAVELDPDALSWARRNADARIADGDTPITLHADDVTDPALLLDLSGRVDLVLSNPPYIPEDAILDPEVADHDPHRALFGGPDGLDVIREMVPTIARLLRPGGATAIEHDDTNGGGVATLLAAAGLVDVVEHLDLADKPRFVVAALPGRP; encoded by the coding sequence ATGAGCGGTGTGCGCCTCGAGCGGGTCCGGCTGCGCCCGCTGATCGTCGCCGCGGGCGAGCGGCTCGCCGAAGCGGGCGTAGCCTCGCCGCTGCCTGATGCCGAGCAGCTGGCCGCCCACGTGCTGGGCGTCGACCGGATGCGGCTGGCCCTGCACCCGATGATCGAGCCGGCCGAGGCCGCGCGGTTCGAGCAGCTGGTGACGCAGCGCGCCGCGCGAATCCCGTTGCAGCACTTGACCGGGACCGCCGCGATGGGCGAGATCGACCTCGCGGTGGGGCCCGGTGTCTTCGTGCCGCGCCCGGAGACCGAGCTGCTGTTCGCGTGGGCGCTGGCCCGGCTGGAGACGCTGCCGCACGACCACGCGCCGGTCGTCGTCGACCTGTGCACCGGTTCCGGCGCGCTGGCCCTGGCCATCGCGCACGCCCGCCCCGATGCCGAGGTCCATGCCGTCGAACTCGATCCCGACGCGCTGAGCTGGGCACGCCGCAATGCCGACGCCCGCATCGCCGACGGCGACACCCCGATCACCCTGCACGCCGACGACGTCACCGATCCGGCGCTGCTGCTCGACCTGTCCGGCCGGGTCGACCTGGTGCTGTCGAATCCGCCCTACATCCCCGAGGACGCGATCCTCGACCCGGAGGTCGCCGACCACGACCCGCACCGCGCGCTCTTCGGCGGTCCCGACGGTCTGGACGTCATCCGGGAAATGGTGCCCACGATCGCCCGGCTGCTGCGCCCCGGCGGTGCCACCGCGATCGAACACGACGACACCAACGGCGGGGGAGTCGCGACGCTGCTGGCGGCCGCCGGTCTGGTCGACGTGGTCGAGCACCTCGATCTCGCGGACAAACCCCGCTTCGTCGTCGCGGCGCTGCCCGGCCGTCCCTGA
- a CDS encoding F0F1 ATP synthase subunit delta, protein MYAASREASSRSREALRAALTGSETVAATTGSELFAVVAVLDDQRSLRVALADVSVPGSVRAELSERIFGGKVSAATQAVLTTAVAQNWSRTRDLVDTLVLLGQEALLESAADGGRLDAVEDELFRLGRIIDDNPQLEQALSDQGKPASNRRELIVRLLTGKAEPITLTLAEQAVTRLRSNNIGVALDALSDLAAARRDQIVAHAHAAVELSDQQKEKLSASLQRIYGKAVTVHVQVDPTLLSGVVVRVGDDVIDGSATGRLEKLRRALS, encoded by the coding sequence ATGTACGCAGCGAGCCGCGAGGCCAGCTCCCGGTCCCGGGAGGCGCTTCGGGCCGCTCTGACCGGAAGCGAAACTGTTGCGGCCACGACGGGGTCGGAACTGTTCGCCGTTGTCGCCGTGCTGGACGACCAGCGTTCGCTGCGTGTGGCGCTCGCGGACGTGTCGGTGCCGGGTTCGGTTCGCGCCGAACTCAGTGAGCGGATCTTCGGCGGCAAGGTCAGCGCTGCCACGCAGGCAGTGCTGACCACCGCGGTGGCGCAGAACTGGTCGCGCACCCGAGATCTGGTCGACACCCTGGTGCTGCTCGGGCAGGAGGCTCTGCTGGAGTCCGCCGCCGACGGCGGCCGGCTGGACGCGGTGGAGGACGAGCTGTTCCGGCTCGGCCGGATCATCGACGACAACCCGCAGCTGGAGCAGGCACTGTCCGATCAGGGCAAGCCGGCGTCGAACCGGCGTGAGCTGATCGTCCGGCTGCTGACCGGCAAGGCCGAGCCGATCACCCTGACGCTGGCCGAGCAGGCGGTGACCCGGCTGCGGTCCAACAACATCGGCGTCGCCCTCGACGCCCTGTCCGATCTGGCGGCGGCCCGTCGTGACCAGATCGTCGCCCACGCGCATGCCGCGGTCGAGCTGTCCGATCAGCAGAAGGAGAAGCTCTCGGCTTCCCTGCAGCGGATCTACGGCAAGGCCGTCACGGTGCACGTGCAGGTCGACCCGACGCTGCTGAGCGGCGTCGTCGTGCGCGTCGGAGACGACGTCATCGACGGCAGCGCCACCGGCCGACTGGAGAAGCTGCGCCGGGCGCTGTCCTGA